One genomic window of Danaus plexippus chromosome 23, MEX_DaPlex, whole genome shotgun sequence includes the following:
- the LOC116774991 gene encoding uncharacterized protein LOC116774991, with amino-acid sequence MSPKFLTKLTVVVILSVVVEIIPIQLQEGEDLKGNNIDGSQLNQCLSVSGRSEVGVCFGKELLNTLSAYDETDTFSLATGVSFVRDEKGPRSIGNFLDKDPMDIRSVMEEASSLISKRSLHWDLGVVYPGLVLRIGPTLANGILEFIIDPKVKERSYHSQGEMTTRRLLTRNLLVPFLLGFKFQLSTLLPLLLGVVLLASKKAFLLAKLAFLAVTLFSGNFGSNSHSNQWNYGGFGGLGSYNPILSSYTSHGHGNWHGHGHGHDHDHDHHYHNYHGSEGYHDNRYPNSEDYYYKSNMKSIQQTTAAPITPEELKERFDRLFVTKKEINDSRDEKKIKSTRDFAWTPINGR; translated from the exons atgtccCCAAAGTTTTTAACGAAACTCACTGTTGTAGTAATTCTGTCTGTAGTTGTGGAGATTATACCAATTCAACTGCAAGAAGGTGAAGActtaaaaggaaataatataGATGGATCGCAACTGAATCAGTGTTTAAGTGTGTCTGGACGTTCTGAAGTGGGTGTTTGTTTTGGgaaggaattattaaatacgttAAGTGCTTATGACGAAACAGATACCTTCAGTTTAGCCACTGGGGTATCATTTGTTAGAGATGAAAAAGGTCCAAGAAGTATTGGAAACTTTTTGGACAAGGATCCTATGGATATTCG gTCCGTCATGGAAGAAGCTAGCAGTCTTATTTCAAAGCGTTCTCTGCACTGGGATCTGGGGGTTGTATATCCAGGGCTAGTTTTGAGAATCGGACCAACATTAGCGAATGGAAttcttgaatttataattgatcCGAAAGTAAAAGAGAGAAGCTATCACAGTCAAGGAGAAATGACGACTC GACGCCTGCTTACCCGAAATTTATTGGTACCATTTTTATTgggttttaaatttcaattatctaCTTTATTACCATTGTTACTGGGGGTTGTTTTGTTAGCCAGCAAAAAGGCTTTCTTATTAGCAAAATTAGCATTTTTGGCTGTTACATTATTTTCGGGAAATTTCGGTTCTAACAGCCATAGTAATCAGTGGAATTATGGGGGATTTGGGGGTTTAGGGTCATATAATCCAATTCTGTCTTCATATACTTCACATGGGCATGGAAACTGGCATGGTCATGGTCATGGTCATGATCACGATCATGACCACCACTATCATAATTATCATGGTTCTGAAG GTTACCATGACAACAGATATCCTAACTCTGAAGATTACTACTATAAGAGCAATATGAAATCTATTCAACAAACAACCGCAGCGCCTATAACACCGGAGGAATTAAAAGAACGATTTGACAGATTGTTCGTCACCAAAAAGGAAATTAACGATTCCAGggatgagaaaaaaattaaatcgacAAGGGACTTCGCCTGGACGCCCATTAATGGcagataa
- the LOC116774707 gene encoding uncharacterized protein LOC116774707, with translation MVPRGIIVLCFCVFLGSTSADSLETGVKFIRRLYDNCENSQEILKCFKIQAAKLVGRAARAETLPILDGIYLKRTTDQGRAFPSTIPESNLNSLNSNEVDELLDIEIGNLIKTHRVVISPSKVGVDIGRSMNEARSKLKKMMGPILAGVAIKGGFLAIAFQAIAIIAGKALLIGKIALLLSAIIGLKKLVAGGEAHEKTTYEIVKHPQVSQSHTYSSSHYGSDFDTTGPGGHYRRSVEEEAAAQERAYRAYAKTQQ, from the coding sequence atggttCCCCGCGGAATAATAGTCCTGTGCTTTTGTGTCTTCTTGGGGTCAACTTCTGCGGATAGCTTGGAAACTGGGGTGAAGTTCATCAGGAGGTTGTATGATAATTGCGAAAATTCACAAGAAATCCttaaatgctttaaaattcAGGCAGCAAAACTTGTTGGTCGAGCGGCAAGAGCAGAAACACTTCCGATTTTAGATGGAATTTACCTTAAAAGAACTACAGATCAAGGACGAGCTTTTCCCTCCACGATTCCAGAAAGCAATTTAAATTCCTTGAATTCAAATGAAGTTGACGAGCTTTTAGATATTGAAATAGGAAATTTGATTAAGACCCACCGTGTTGTGATTTCACCTTCAAAAGTTGGTGTAGATATTGGAAGATCAATGAATGAAGCGAGAAGTAagttaaagaaaatgatgGGCCCAATTTTAGCTGGAGTAGCTATTAAAGGAGGATTTTTGGCAATTGCTTTCCAAGCCATTGCTATTATAGCTGGTAAGGCGTTATTGATCGGTAAAATTGCTTTACTACTGTCTGCTATCATCGGCTTGAAGAAACTTGTAGCTGGTGGAGAAGCACACGAGAAAACTACTTACGAGATTGTTAAGCATCCTCAGGTTTCACAGAGTCATACATATTCTTCGTCACATTACGGTAGCGACTTCGATACGACCGGACCTGGAGGTCACTATAGACGAAGCGTTGAAGAAGAGGCAGCAGCTCAGGAAAGAGCTTACAGAGCTTACGCTAAAACGCAACAATAA